The following DNA comes from Tunturibacter psychrotolerans.
CTGGTAAGGACCTTCCCGCAGGTATCTGTCAGCGTGACGTAGTATTGTGAGCCGTTAGAACTAATTCCCTCAACCGGAGTCGTATAGGTGCTCAAGGTGGCACCGGCGATTGTTACTCCAGTCGTGCTACCGGGAGCGATTGCGTACCACTGGTAGCTAAAGGGAGCGCCTCCCGCGGCCGCAACGGAAAATGCGGCGGTCTGGCCCTGAGCGATCGAAAGGCTCGCAGGATTCGACGTGATAGACGTTCCTACCAGGACCGTGGCCGCTTGTGAGGTGACGCTGCCCGAAGCATTTGTAACCGTTACGGTGTAGCTGCCGGCATCGATTGTAGTGGCGCTGGCGATGAAGTAGCTCGAACTGGTGGCTCCTGCAATAGGCGATCCATTGAAGGACCACTGATAGGAAGTTGCGTTCGTTGCTGTTACGGACAGCGTTGCCGAGGCGTTGTTGCAAACATTGACGCTCGCGGGTTGCATCGTAATCACTGGCAAGCTAAGAATCACCGTAAGCGTGGCAGGATTGCTTTTGGTCGATCCAGCAGTATCGGTTACAGTCACCGTAAACTGCGAATTGTTGTTTCCGACCGCCGTTGCAGGGGTGGTGTAGGTGCTTGAAGTGGCTCCAGCGATCGCTGTTCCGCTGCCGAACCACTGATAAGTGAGTGGCCCGGTTCCGGTGGCGGTCACGTTAAACGTTGCAGTCTGTCCCACAGTCACAGTCTGATTCGCGGGTTGCTGCGTAATGGTGGGAAGTTGACCAGAGGAGGGGGTACTCTTTCCTCCGCCGCCGCAGGCTGTCATCACCAGAAGCGCCAGGGTGGCGGCGAGAAGCTGGATGCCTCCCGACCGGAGCATCACTAAGCGGCTTGATCGTCGCGCGCCACTCAAAATGCCGCGACGCCAAGTAAAAAGTGACAAAGCGAAAAGCGAGGTAAGAGATGCAGCTACTTTGAGCATCGGGCTCCTAAACAGGGTTGCAAAAAATTCAGTTCGAATCTATCACTGTGGCAGACGGCTCGACACATTCGGAAGAGGCCAACGTGCCGACCGGGCACAACGAGCAAAAGGTGAATCTCCAGCAAAGACAGCCTGAAGGACTTTGAGTTTAGTATACCTACCGTACTCTCTCGCCACCTCTATCGAAGGTTCCATCGACTCGGATACCCTGATCATCGTCACGGTGACTATCCCGAGGCAGCTCACAGGGGGACGGAGAATGGCCAATTCGACCTAGACTTCGTACTTGAGCTTCCCTAACGGTCCTCCTCATGTGGGAGAAAGTCTTCCTCAGCTCTAACATGGTCTAAGCGGTCTTCAGGTTCCACCGACTTCTTATAGCTGTTCCCAATCGCGATGCAAATTAGCCCAATATTTTCTCCAGCCGGCAAGTCCGGAGATATTTCCCAAGCAGGTCAGGCGGCTCGGACCGCAACTCTCCCGAAATAAAGCTCGCTAAACAAAACTAAATTTTATGGGGATTTCCGCTGATCTCTGCTGCAGCGAATCGCTACTCCGAAAGCCGATAGACAAAATGGCGGTGGACGCAGTCTGATGCGAGCCGCTCACCGTCCGAATTCCCGTCAACAGGGAAAAATACAGGGTGTTTCAAGGGTTTATCCTGAAGTCAGGATGCCACAGCGGCCAATATTCCCTTGAATAAGATCGGTTTTCCGCTAGAGAACCTTTATAGGTGATACACAAAACAGGGAATTAATTCCTCGGTATCAGGGAATTTGTATTGGTAATTTGGGAAGATTGAGCTGATATCTAGCACAGACTTTTTGCTTCCCTCCTCTTCACTATGGCAATCAGTGACAGCCTTGGTGTCGATACACGTTGCCGATCTATTTGTATCGCTCACCGGTCTTGCTCCCAGTATTGTGCGAAGCAATGAATAACTGACGAGAAACCGACATCGTTACTAATCCGGTGTCGGTGAGCGCATTGGCGATTTATCAACGATTAAGTCGAAACACTCCATCAGTACACCTATCCAAGTTCGTTCTCGGCACGTCTTTGACGGAGCGGCGAATCTCGTGCGCGACAATCGAATCTCAGGTTCATGATGGATTGCAACCTGGCCTGTATTTCCCGAAATGGGTAAAGAATTGCCACGATACAACCTTCTACAACTTATGGGTCATGCTGAGAGCATTTGGGCGCCGATACAAACAAAACGGCACAATTTATTTTTTGCGGATCTGACTCCGCCCGAAGGCTAACTCCATGTTGTTCTTAGGTTTGCGACTACGCAGCGTTGCGTCGGCTCTGGCTTGTCTGTTTCTTCTCACCGTCGCACAAGTTTCCCATGCGTCGTTCAGTTTGACCTTTCAGGGGAATGTTCAAACGATCAACACGGGTGGAAGTATTTCCCTGAGCTCTCCCTCCGGTATCGTGGTGGATTCCGCAGGCGACACATTCATTGCCGATACCGTCAGCGGCAACGGACGAATCGTGGAAGTGAATGCACATTCCGGAGTTGATGGGCGCGGGATACACCGTGCTTGGGCTGACGAGGTCAGAAGAAGGCGCGAAGAAGCTACAAGCATCGGGTGTCGAAGTGCATCACGGAAACATCGAGGACCTGGACAGTTTGCGGAAGGGTGCGGAGAATGCGGATGGCGTAATTCACTGTGCGATGAACCACGACTTCTCTCAGTTCGTGAAAAATTGCGAGGACGATAAGAACGCGATTATTGCTATGGGAGAGGTGCTGGTTGGATCGAAGCGTCCGTTCCTTGTGACGTCGGGCACGGGGGTAGGCAGCAATGGGCCCGGAAAGCTTGCGACGGAAGATCAGTTTGATACCGAGCATCCTAATCCGCGGATCGGCTCGGAGCTGGCAGGCGCTGCGGCGAGCGAAAAGGGTGTCAGCGTGTCGGTGATTCGACTGCCGCAGGTGCACGACGGTGAAACAAGGACTGGTGACGTACACGATCGCGATCGCGCGGGAGAAGGGTTTTACGGCGTATCTCGGCGAGGGCAAGAATTGCTGGCCAGCGGCGCATGTGAACGATGTGGCGCGACTATATCGTTTGGCGTTAGAGAAGAATGTGGCGGGCAGCCGGTATAACGCGGTTGCGGAAGAAGGCATCACAGCGAAGGAAATTGCGGAAGTAACTGCCAAGGGCCTGAAGCAGGAGGTCAAGAGTCTCACGCTCGAAGAGGCGAAGGAATACTTTGGATGGATGGCGATGTTTGCGGGGCATGGATTTGTCTGCTTCGAGCAAACTGACGCGGGAGCGGTTGGGGTGGACGCCGACGGGGCCCGGGTTGATTGCTGACCTGGAAGCGATGAAGTACTAACGGGAGACGATTGCGCGCCAGCGGCTTCGAGGCTGCTGGCGCGTCGTTGCGTTTGGTAGGTTTATATGGCCGTGTTGCTGGCGCGGTGACGTGATTCATCGGGGTGTGAACGCAGTTAGGAAACCTCCAAGACAAACTACCTAGAAGTAATGGATGTGCTGATAAGTGGGCTTCTATTTACTGATGATGACCTGTTTAGCCCTCAGTGGCGATAACAGACCAATGCACTCAATCGAGGTGTTCCTTAAGCACCTCCTCGGCGTTTCGGTGCAATTGATCTTCAAGCCGAAACTAACCGAGCGACACACTCGGAGCGCGGCTCTCTGCATGAAGGGGGCACCCGAGATATTCACTTCATTTGATGTATGCGCCAACTAGTCTCGATCCAATTGACAATCTCAGCCCAGCTAAATAAGTTAGTACACCGAACCGCGCTTCAAACTACGCATGTTCTCCAGCAGGTATCCGTTGTGCGTGTGTTCGTGAAGGCGACTCAGGAGGCTCCCCATGCATGATCGCTTCATCCGTTGCATCCTCATCAGAGTGTTCGCAGCAGCCGCTCTGCTATCGATTACGTCCCTGGCAACCAACGCAAACGCGCAGACCCCGGCAGACAAAGCCATCCCCGCAAGCGCCCGTTTCTTCGTTCCGCAACCTGCTAATGGTTTCATTCAACAGGCGGTCGGGCTGCTCGAGAAGTTCCAACTCAGAAACGCTCTCCTGATCGCCGAGATGGAAGCTACCCCACAGGCTGTGTGGCTCACGGGCAATACCCCCGCACAGACCGCCACTACCGTTACGAGTACGCTGCGCCAGGCCAACTTTCAGCGTGCCATTCCAGTCTTCGTTCTTTACAACATTCCCGGACGTGACTGCGGAAGCTACTCCGCAGGCGGTGCCGAGAACACGGCCGACTATGAAGCCTGGATAGACGCCATTGCCGGGGCCATTGGCAATCAGAAGGTCGTCATCATGCTCGAGCCTGACGCAATCGCCGACCTGCCCAGCGACTGCGGTTATGATCCCACCGTGGTCGATATCCCGCAGGCGGTCGCCAACCGCTACGCCCAGATCAACTATGGGATCACGAGGCTCGAGCAGGAGACCCAGACCAGCGTCTACATCGACGGCGGCAACGCCCATTGGCAGGCCGTTCCTGTGATTACTCAGCGCCTGATCACCGCTGGCGTTCAACAGGCGCAGGGTTTCTTCTCGAACGTCTCGAACTACAATCTATCTACCTACGAGTCGAAGTTCGATACCTGGGTCTCCTCCTGCATCGCCTTCGGCATGAATCCTGCGGATGGTGGGTGGCGGCTTGGCAACTACTCTTATTGCGCCAGCCAGTATTACTCTCCGCTCGGCACGGTGAACCCCGACGACATTACCACCTGGGTGTACACCGACGAGTGGTTTCAGCAAAACATGGGCAGTGCAGTCCCGAGCACACATTTCGTCGTCGACACGAGCCGCAATGGACAAGGCCCCTTCAATGCAGCCAGCTACGCCAACCCGCCTTACAATCAACCCTCAACCGTGATAGCGACACTGAACAACGGAGATTGGTGTAATCCGCCTACCCGGGGTCTGGGTGCCGTTCCAACGGCTAAGACGGGTATTGCGCTGCTGGACGCTTACCTATGGGTTAAGACGCCCGGCCAGTCCGATGGCACCTGTGACTCTGCGGGTGGCGCGCGGGCCTGGGACTACAGCGTCTATGGCCCTGCCGGATGGCCCACCACCGCTGCTCAACAGGCTACCTTCGATCCACTCTGGGGACTCGACGATCCGATAGCAGGTGCATGGTTCCCGCAGCAGGCGCTCGACCTTGCCCAACGTGCCAATCCTCCACTCCGCTAGCCAGCTATTTCCCACTCAGCACAGAGCCGCTACTTCTATTCAAGTAGCGGCCTTCGTGTTTCTGCACCCGCTACCTCTCAGGAGGTAATTTCAATTTTTTCCGTTGGCGGAAAGCGGATACATTTGCGGGAAGTATGAATAGGCGCTTGATCGATGAGTGACTCGGCGATTTATCACTCACCGAAATCTCGACACTGAAAAACTTGTCCTTCCAACCATCCCAGCGAGACCTTTTACCCCAGTTGCCCAAAGTGGTCCCCTTGGCCGCTAAGCCCAGAGCGAACGCAACGACCAAGGATATGACTTCCTATTGCCGCTCCTCTTGGGGGTCCTGCTCTCTGGCTACTCCCGAGACCGTTCCGGTAAACTCGCCCGTACTCGCAAAAAAGACGGGGTTGTTTAGAGCGTCGGCCAAGACCGGAACGTTCGTTTCGGCTAAGGTAAGGATGCCGGACGCATCTTTGAAACGGCCAGTTCCACCAGTGATCTGAAGAGTCAGAGTACAGATGCCATGGTTGGCCGCGAGATCTACGCAATCGGCTCCCTGCGTGAGATTTACCTTCAAGAGACTGCCATCATGGAAGCGGAATACGCCGGCGCCGGCCACCCTTATGAAATAAAGCTTAGTTGGGCCAGAGCAGGTGCTAGGCGGCGGCTGCTGCGGAGAAGTTGTCTCGGCGCTTATCAGAAGAAATGTAAAGGATCCCAGTTCGCCTTTCCCGGCGAAACTCTCTTCCCCAGTAGTCGTGCCGGGCTGCTGCAGATTGATCGCGCTGGCGCCAGAGGTTCCCGAATATGCCATCTTTACGGGATAACGTTGTGCGTAGACGGTTGCGACACCTAGACTGAGCATTAGTGCCATAGTCGCTACGTATTTCATTTGTGCCTTCTGCTTTAGCATTTTGTAATACCTCGAGTGAGATAACCGGCGGAACCAAAAGGGCGGCCAACCGGGTTCAGCAGGCACATCAAAACGCAAGCGGACCTCAGGGTCAAAAGAACTCTTGGTGAAGTCTTTGTTAACTGCTAACTTCATGTCTCTCAGGCGAGTAGGAAAGCCCTGTGAACCACGGTTAGCGTGGTGTTAGACTCGACTCCTCATCGATGCTCTACGGCTTGGGGCGCCCAGGTGTGCAAACCCATCCAGGAACCGTCTATCGATTTGGCCCGTTTGAGGTAAACGCCGCCTCGGGTGAACTTCTCAAGAACGGGAGACCGATAAGGTTGCAGGAGCAACCCTGCCGGCTCCTCCTCGTGCTTCTTGAAACTCCCGGGCAAGTCGTCAGCCGCGAGGAGCTTCGAGACCGTCTCTGGTCTGGAGATACGTTTGTCTATTTCGACGGCAGTCTTCGGGTGGCGGTTCGCAAGCTGAGGGAGGCGTTGGACGATAACGCGGACGATCCCCGATACATCGAGACGATTCCAAAGCGAGGCTATCGGTTTCTCATCTCTGAAGTACGCAGGGTAGAGGCGGCTTCTGAAGTTGCAGAACCAGAAGCAGCGAAACGGAGCGAGGGTGCAAGGCGCGACAGTGTGGAGGGTTTGAAGACGGGCACGAAAGCCGCTCGATGGTGGGTGGCCGCTGTTGCCGCGATCCTGATGATTGGAATTGGACTGGCTGCTGGCCGCAGGATGTTTTTCCCTCACACGGTACACGCGCTGACGGACAAGGACACGATCGTACTTGCGGACTTTGCCAACGCCACCGGCGACCCGGTCTTTGACGGCACGCTGCGGCAGGGGCTCTCCGTGCAATTGGAGCAGTCACCCTTCCTTAGCATTATCCCTGACGAGAAGATCCAGCAGACCCTCGGCCAGATGGGCCAATCCGCCGATGCAAAGCTGATACAGGCGACTGCGCGGGAGGTATGCCAACGGACGGCGAGCGCCGCGGTGCTCGAGGGTTCGATCGGCAAGATTGGCACGCAGTATCTGCTCACGCTCAAAGCGGTCAACTGCAAAAGCGGAGAGACGCTGGCGAGCACGGAGGCACAGGCGAGCGACGAGAACTATGTGCTCAATGCACTTGGAAAGGTCTCCGTCGAGATGCGGAACAAGCTGGGCGAGTCTCTCAGCACGATCCGGAAGTTTGATATCCCTTTGGAGGAGGCGACGACACCCTCGCTTCAGGCTCTGAAGGCTTATAGCTCCGGCATGCGCATTCTCAGGACAAAAGAGCCGGATGCGGCAACGCCGTTTTTCAAACGTGCCGTCGAACTCGACCCGAACTTTGCGGTCGCTTACGCCTACCTGGGCGTCCAGGCAACGGATAACCTTCAACCCGGTCTCTCTGTCGACTACCGCACCAAGGCCTATGAACTGCGCGACCGGTCCAGTGAGGCGGAGAAGTATTGGATTACCGCCACTTACCATAAAGGAGTCACCGGCAACATCCCAAAGGCCATTGAAGCCTGCGATCTCTGGATTCAAGACTATCCGCGCTCAGAGATGCCGCACATCTACCTGTCGGCGGCGGTTTTGCCGGTCGTTGGACAGTATGAAAGAGCGGCCGAAGAATCCACCGAGGGAGTTCGTCTGCGCCCTGACTTTGCCCTCGCCTATGCTTTCCGCATTCGTGCGTACACCGCTCTGAATCGCTTCGATGAGGCGAAGGCGATCTACGCGCAGGCTCTTGAACGCAAATTACATACCTCCGAAATTGACGCCGCTATGTATTTTTTGGCATTCGTGCAGAACGATACGGCGGCGATGGCCCAACACGTTATAAGGGCGGAGTCTCTACCGAATTGGGAACACAAGATTTTGAGTATGGAAGGCGATACTGCCGCCTACGCAGGGCACCTCAGAGAAGCTCGCGAGTTCAGCCGTCGCGCGATGGATAGCGCCCAACGCGCCGGAGAGAAAGATGCGCCTGCGGTCTACTCCGGCATCTCCGGGCTGAGAGAAGCCTGGTTTGGCAACACCGACGAAGCGCGGCGACGCGCTACTTTGGCAATGCAGCTCTCAACCGGCCGCGATCTGCAGTATTTTGCTGCGCTCGTGTTTGCCTACACCAGGGATGACGCGCGAGCGAAGGTGCTGGCCGACGATTTGGACAAGAGTTTTCCGGAAGACACGATTGTGCAGTTCAACTATCTGCCGACCGTCCGCGGAAGGCTCGCGCTCAACAAAGGAGATGCTCCCGGCGCCATCTCGAATCTTGCGGCCTCGGCACCTTATGAGCTTGGGGAGACGAGAGCTACTGATTTGGAATGGACCGCAATGTTTCCAGTCTTTGTGCGCGGCGAAGCCTATCTGGCTGCCCATCGGGGTAGCGAAGCCGCCGCGGAGTTCCAGAAAATCCTCGACCATCGCGGCCTCGTCCTGAACCAACCCATCGGTGCGCTTGCCCATCTTGGCCTCGGCCGCGCTTATGTGTTAGAGGGCAACCTCTCCAAGGCCAAGGCGGCCTATGAGGATTTCCTTACGCTATGGAAGGACGCGGACCCTGATATTCCCGTCTTGCAACAGGCGAAAGCGGAGTACGGAAAATTGAGGTAGCGAAGAGGATCCCGCATTGGCCGGTGTACTTCATCGCTTATGGCGCCTGAAGAGTCGCACTATCGATAACTCTCGATTCTCGCTGGTCCCACTTGGTGATAACAGGCCGAGTCACTTATTGAGTGCATCGGCGATTTATCGCTCTCCGAGAACATGGATTTAGCTTCCTCCGTCCAAAGGGCGAAACGGGCATTTCTCAGAGCAACACGAAACACAATCGTATTTGCAAAGCCTCGACCTGTGGGAGGTGGCCAGCTTGAGCGCGAATATAGCAAAAAGCCACTGAAAAGATAGCGATCAACCGCGACAAGGACAGCCGCATCCAACACAGCATGCACTTACCGTTGTCGCCGCCGATCCTGCCAATGCTCGCCAAGCGGGTCGATACGATCCCCTCCGATGCAGACGTATGGATCTTTGAGCCGAAGTGGGACGGATTTCGCGCTATTATTTTTCGCGACGGAGAGGATATGCTCCTCCAAAGTCGCGACGGCAAGCCTCTCGATCGCTACTTTCCAGAACTGCGGGACCCGCTGCTCAAGCTATTGCCGCAACGATGCGTCCTGGATGGGGAGATCGTCATTGCGCGGGATGGCGGTCTTGACTTTGACGCCTTGACGCTACGCATACATCCTGCGGCCTCGCGCGTGAAGACCCTCGCTGCTCAATCTCCGGCTTCGATTGTCTTCTTTGACCTGCTTCAGCTTGACGATCGTGACCTGCGCGACGAGCCCTTCTCCGTGCGGCGCGACGAGCTTGAACGAGCCCTTGTGAACTTGCACGCGCCGCTGCATCTGACGCCCGCAACACAGAACCGCGCGATTGCGCAGGATTGGTTCACACGTTTCGAAGGGGCGGGGCTCGACGGCGTGATTGCCAAACCCGTCGCGGGGCCATATACGCCAGACAAACGAACCATGCTCAAGATCAAGCACGAGCGTGACTGCGATTGCGTTGTCGCCGGCCTCCGGTGGCACAAGGATGGCGAAGGCACCGCAGTTGGCTCGCTACTGTTAGGCTTGCATGACGCTTCCGGCAGGCTGCAGCACGTCGGGGTCTGCGCCAGCTTTACCGCCGCCAAACGCAGGGAGCTGGTAGAGTTTCTCGCACCCTATCGCGAAGCTGCGCTCCGTAACCATCCCTGGGAAGACTGGAAAAGCGAGGACGCACATGCCGGCGGTCGCATGCCCGGCGGCCAGTCGCGATGGAGCGGTGGCAAAGACCTGAGCTGGGTGCCGCTCCGCGTTGAGCTTGTGGTCGAAGTCGCCTATGAGCATATGCAGGGCACACGCTTCCGCCACCTCGCGCACTTCAGGCGCTGGCGTCCTGACAAGGTTCCAATGGACTGCACCTACGAGCAACTCGAGGTCATTCCGCCTGAGGAATTGATGAGCATTTTTCCGGAGCGAACCTAGCCGCGAGTCAACAGGCTCCAACCGAGCGCTTCACGGCCTTTCTTTAGTCCCGCGCCACGCCCGTGTTGGGTCATCGTCCGGATCCGGCGTATCCTGCGAGGGCCGCAGCGTCTCCGGCACATGTCGCAGGTTTACACGAATGCGATACCACACATACGCCGACCCGCGCATGCGGTCCAACAGCACGTCATCCGGTGCCAGCAGCGCCGCAGCTTCGTAGTGCTGTTGCTTCCATCGCTCGAGCCCTGCTTCCGCCGCAGCCTTGTCGGATGACTGTGCGACCACGATCAGGGGCATCGTGGGCTGCCGTCGTCCTTTCTTCGCGACAGGAGCGGTTGCCGGATCAACCTCTTCACCTTCAGCTTTGACCACCCTCTTCGACTTGCCGGAGCTGCGGGCCTTCGATGGCTGCACACGCGCAGGCTCACCTTCCATCTTGCGGAAGTGAGGCGGCCACGGCGCATCGCCTAGACCCTCCGCCTCATCCCGCTCAGCCATCGTCAGCAACGCATCGAGCACACCCGCACGTTCGTCCATGGCAGCGTGCGGGTCACCGATCTTCGCGAATCGATCCGGAATGGTAAGCACGGTGAAGTCCGCTGGATCGCATCTCATCACTTCATCCCACCGCAGTGGTGTGCTCACTCGCGCATCGGGCAGCGGCCGCACCGAGAAGGCGGAGCAGGTCGTTCGATCTTTCGCATTCTGGTTGTAGTCCAGAAAGATTCCGTGTCGCTCTTCCTTCCACCATTTGCTGCTCGCCAACGAACATCGTTTCTCTACCGCGCGAGCCAGAGCCAGCGCGGCCCGGCGCACTTCGGTGAAGCTCCACCTTGCTTCAATACGGATATTGATGTGAATACCACGTGATCCACTGGTCTTCGGCCACGCCACCAGACCCAACTCGTCGAGTAGAGCTTTCACCTCCATGGCTACAGCGCGCACGTCGTTCCAACCGACCCCGGGCTGCGGATCGAGGTCCACGCGCAGCTCATCGGGATGATCGAGGTCTCCCGTGCGAACCGGGTGCGGGTGCAACTCCATGCAACCAAGGTTCACAATCCAGGCGAGACCGGCGGCCTCATCCACCACCACTTCGTCTGCGGTGCGACCGGACGGGAAGGACAAGGTCACCGTCCGCATCCAGTCCGGGAGATCACTGGGGGCGCGCTTCTGATAAAAGGGCTCCGCCTCCGCGCCATTTACAAAGCGTTTGAGGACCACGGGACGATCCACGATGCCGCGCAGCGCGCCTGGCGCGACCGCAAGGAAGTAGCGCACGATGTCCAGCTTTGTCAGCCGGACGCCCCTTGAAAAGTAGGGCTTTGACGGGCTGCTGATGCGCACCGTGTGGCCCGCGACCTCAACCAACTCTACATCGTCGGTCCTCGCCATGGCATTCTCCTCGCCCCTTGCAGTGTGATGCGCTTCACCGGTCCAGGAGTGGTTGAATGCCGAGCAGAAAGGCGCGCTGGCTAGACCTCCATCCTCAGAAATAAGCCGGAATGCCAGCAGATCCGTCATCGCGTTTGGCAGCAGTTTCGGTTCGCCTAGAGGTCAACGTCGTGGATTTGGATGAGTCGGCTTGCAAAGTCTCATTTGGTGCTAACAGGCCAATGCGCTCATCGAGCAGCCATTATTTCGTGTCCCGGGTGGATGCTCGGCAAACAGGAAGTTAGCCAGCTAGCCGATCAAGGAGGGGGTAACTTCCGTATAGCCCGTGATCCAGGAATTTTGCTTCACCCGTAGCAGCTCATTATGCAGGTATTGCGATCCAGTAACTATCCCCACAATAGAGAGGGTTTCAGAAATAACTGAGACCACAGGGAATAAACCCACCATGACTCAGTTATAAGTCTTAGCGCCATCAAGATTTATCCTTGAGGAAAATTCAACCGTGCGCTTTCAGATGACAGCTCATAAGCTCTACGGACCTCAAGGCATTTGAGCCTTGATCGTCAGACGAGGAGCTGAGCGGGAGGTAACGAATCTCCATATTCTTGCGTTAGGCGATCGCGTGAGCGTGTGATGGTGCGCGTCTGTATGAGTTCGATCAAGCTGGCGAAGGCCGCTAATGGCGCCATCCCAGCAGAACGTCGGCGAGACCGCGATGCTGGGGATGTTGTCAAGGCTTTCTGGGGAACCGGATCAGCCCTGAATCCATTGCTATCCCCCTTTGTTGAAACACGATACTGTCCTTCATCATCAACCACTTGGATTTACTAAACTGAAAGAGGTTCGGGACGCAACAAGCTACAGCTCAAGCCAAGCAGTATGGCAGCCGCGCTAAAAATGCAAACCGTCTTGCTCGCCATAGGGATGGCTGCCATCGTGCTCGATTACTCCACGAGTAGCCAAATCTGTTCACATCGCTCGCGCGATTTGGTCCATCCTCTCTATCTCCTTCAACCGGCGGCCGGCCCGCGAACTCCAATTAGGATCGTTTCCCTTCCGCCGAGTGCCTACGATGTGGCTCGCGGCGGCCGTGACTTGCTTCTCGCCACCCCAT
Coding sequences within:
- a CDS encoding ATP-dependent DNA ligase; this translates as MHLPLSPPILPMLAKRVDTIPSDADVWIFEPKWDGFRAIIFRDGEDMLLQSRDGKPLDRYFPELRDPLLKLLPQRCVLDGEIVIARDGGLDFDALTLRIHPAASRVKTLAAQSPASIVFFDLLQLDDRDLRDEPFSVRRDELERALVNLHAPLHLTPATQNRAIAQDWFTRFEGAGLDGVIAKPVAGPYTPDKRTMLKIKHERDCDCVVAGLRWHKDGEGTAVGSLLLGLHDASGRLQHVGVCASFTAAKRRELVEFLAPYREAALRNHPWEDWKSEDAHAGGRMPGGQSRWSGGKDLSWVPLRVELVVEVAYEHMQGTRFRHLAHFRRWRPDKVPMDCTYEQLEVIPPEELMSIFPERT
- a CDS encoding NAD(P)H-binding protein, coding for MHIPELMGAGYTVLGLTRSEEGAKKLQASGVEVHHGNIEDLDSLRKGAENADGVIHCAMNHDFSQFVKNCEDDKNAIIAMGEVLVGSKRPFLVTSGTGVGSNGPGKLATEDQFDTEHPNPRIGSELAGAAASEKGVSVSVIRLPQVHDGETRTGDVHDRDRAGEGFYGVSRRGQELLASGACERCGATISFGVREECGGQPV
- a CDS encoding DNA polymerase domain-containing protein, whose protein sequence is MARTDDVELVEVAGHTVRISSPSKPYFSRGVRLTKLDIVRYFLAVAPGALRGIVDRPVVLKRFVNGAEAEPFYQKRAPSDLPDWMRTVTLSFPSGRTADEVVVDEAAGLAWIVNLGCMELHPHPVRTGDLDHPDELRVDLDPQPGVGWNDVRAVAMEVKALLDELGLVAWPKTSGSRGIHINIRIEARWSFTEVRRAALALARAVEKRCSLASSKWWKEERHGIFLDYNQNAKDRTTCSAFSVRPLPDARVSTPLRWDEVMRCDPADFTVLTIPDRFAKIGDPHAAMDERAGVLDALLTMAERDEAEGLGDAPWPPHFRKMEGEPARVQPSKARSSGKSKRVVKAEGEEVDPATAPVAKKGRRQPTMPLIVVAQSSDKAAAEAGLERWKQQHYEAAALLAPDDVLLDRMRGSAYVWYRIRVNLRHVPETLRPSQDTPDPDDDPTRAWRGTKERP
- a CDS encoding glycoside hydrolase family 6 protein, producing MHDRFIRCILIRVFAAAALLSITSLATNANAQTPADKAIPASARFFVPQPANGFIQQAVGLLEKFQLRNALLIAEMEATPQAVWLTGNTPAQTATTVTSTLRQANFQRAIPVFVLYNIPGRDCGSYSAGGAENTADYEAWIDAIAGAIGNQKVVIMLEPDAIADLPSDCGYDPTVVDIPQAVANRYAQINYGITRLEQETQTSVYIDGGNAHWQAVPVITQRLITAGVQQAQGFFSNVSNYNLSTYESKFDTWVSSCIAFGMNPADGGWRLGNYSYCASQYYSPLGTVNPDDITTWVYTDEWFQQNMGSAVPSTHFVVDTSRNGQGPFNAASYANPPYNQPSTVIATLNNGDWCNPPTRGLGAVPTAKTGIALLDAYLWVKTPGQSDGTCDSAGGARAWDYSVYGPAGWPTTAAQQATFDPLWGLDDPIAGAWFPQQALDLAQRANPPLR
- a CDS encoding winged helix-turn-helix domain-containing protein; the encoded protein is MQTHPGTVYRFGPFEVNAASGELLKNGRPIRLQEQPCRLLLVLLETPGQVVSREELRDRLWSGDTFVYFDGSLRVAVRKLREALDDNADDPRYIETIPKRGYRFLISEVRRVEAASEVAEPEAAKRSEGARRDSVEGLKTGTKAARWWVAAVAAILMIGIGLAAGRRMFFPHTVHALTDKDTIVLADFANATGDPVFDGTLRQGLSVQLEQSPFLSIIPDEKIQQTLGQMGQSADAKLIQATAREVCQRTASAAVLEGSIGKIGTQYLLTLKAVNCKSGETLASTEAQASDENYVLNALGKVSVEMRNKLGESLSTIRKFDIPLEEATTPSLQALKAYSSGMRILRTKEPDAATPFFKRAVELDPNFAVAYAYLGVQATDNLQPGLSVDYRTKAYELRDRSSEAEKYWITATYHKGVTGNIPKAIEACDLWIQDYPRSEMPHIYLSAAVLPVVGQYERAAEESTEGVRLRPDFALAYAFRIRAYTALNRFDEAKAIYAQALERKLHTSEIDAAMYFLAFVQNDTAAMAQHVIRAESLPNWEHKILSMEGDTAAYAGHLREAREFSRRAMDSAQRAGEKDAPAVYSGISGLREAWFGNTDEARRRATLAMQLSTGRDLQYFAALVFAYTRDDARAKVLADDLDKSFPEDTIVQFNYLPTVRGRLALNKGDAPGAISNLAASAPYELGETRATDLEWTAMFPVFVRGEAYLAAHRGSEAAAEFQKILDHRGLVLNQPIGALAHLGLGRAYVLEGNLSKAKAAYEDFLTLWKDADPDIPVLQQAKAEYGKLR